One Poecilia reticulata strain Guanapo linkage group LG19, Guppy_female_1.0+MT, whole genome shotgun sequence genomic window carries:
- the exoc7 gene encoding exocyst complex component 7 isoform X1 encodes MGITSRMIPTEDASARKREIEEKLKQEQETLSFIRENLEKSDQLTKGMVSILSSFESRLMQLENSIIPVHKQTENLQRLQENVDKTLSCLDHVISYYHVAKDTDRIIREGPSGRLDEYLACIARIQKAVEYFQDNNPDSPELNTVKARFEKGKELLEAEFRSLLTRYSKPVPPILILDAISVDEDIELQEEVVLEHLPEAVLQDIICISGWLVEYGRNQDFMNVYFQIRSSQLDXSIKGLKEHFRKNSASSGVLYSPAVQTKRKDTPTKKAPKRPVYIPGTIRKAQNLLKQYSQHGLDGKKGGSNLTPLEGKDDVLDIEIDSYIHCISAFVKLAQSEYALLTEIIPEHHQKKTFDSLIQEALDNLMLEGDNIVSAARRAIMRHDYSAVLTIFPILRHLKMNKSEFDSTLQGTAASTKNKLPTLITSMETIGAKALEEFADSIKNDPDKEYNMPKDGTVHELTSNAILFLQQLLDFHETAGAMLASQVLGDTYNIPLDPRETSSASSSTSDFNKRLLSSYICKVLGNLQLNLLSKSKVYEDSALSAIFLHNNYNYILKSLEKSELIQLVTVTQRKAESSYRELIKQQIDIYQRSWLKVLEHLTDKNMPIFQPGAKLKDKERQVIKDKFKGFNDGLEELCKIQKGWAIPDKEQRDYIRQSQRKIVSDAYRAFLHRCANISFTKNPEKYHKYRSEDVEEMIEKLFDTSA; translated from the exons ATGGGAATTACATCCAGGATGATTCCTACCGAGGATGCGTCCGCCAGGAAGCGAGAGATCGAGGAGAAACTGAAGCAG GAACAGGAGACCCTGTCATTCATCCGGGAGAACCTGGAGAAGAGCGATCAGCTGACCAAAGGCATG GTTTCCATCCTGTCTTCGTTTGAGAGTCGGCTGATGCAGCTGGAGAACTCCATCATCCCCGTCCACAAGCAGACGGAGAACCTGCAGAGGCTGCAGGAGAATGTGGACAAAACTCTGTCCTGCTTGGACCATGTCATCAGCTACTACCACGTGGCCAAAGACACCGACAGGATAATCAGAGAGGG ACCTTCAGGCAGACTGGATGAATACCTCGCCTGCATTGCAAGGATCCAGAAAGCTGTGGAATACTTTCAGGACAACAACCCTGACAGCCCGGAACTTAACACAGTG aaagCTCGCTTTGAGAAAGGGAAAGAGCTGCTGGAGGCGGAGTTCCGGAGCCTCTTGACCCGCTACAGTAAACCCGTTCCCCCCATTCTRATCTTGGACGCCATCAGTGTGGACGAAGACAtagagctgcaggaggaggtggTCCTGGAACACCTGCCCGAAGCCGTATTGCAGGACATCATCTGTATTTCCGGCTGGCTGGTGGAATACGGACGCAACCAGG ATTTCATGAATGTCTACTTCCAGATCCGGTCCAGCCAGCTGGATCRCTCCATCAAAGGCCTGAAGGAACATTTCCGCAAGAACAGCGCCTCTTCTGGTGTCCTGTACTCACCGGCAGTCCAAACCAAACGCAAGGACACGCCCACCAAAAAGGCTCCCAAGAGACCAG TCTACATCCCAG GGACCATTCGCAAGGCCCAGAACCTTCTGAAACAGTACTCACAGCATGGGCTGGATGGGAAAAAGGGGGGTTCTAACCTCACTCCTTTGGAAG GGAAAGACGATGTCCTGGACATCGAGATCGACTCGTACATCCACTGTATCAGTGCCTTCGTTAAGCTGGCTCAGAGCGAGTATGCCCTTCTGACRGAAATCATCCCTGAGCATCACCAGAAGAAGACCTTCGACTCCCTGATTCAG GAGGCGCTGGACAACCTCATGCTGGAGGGAGACAACATCGTGTCTGCGGCCCGCCGGGCCATCATGCGCCACGACTACTCAGCCGTTCTCACCATTTTCCCCATCCTCAGACACCTGAAGATGAACAAGTCCGAGTTTGACTCAACGCTGCAG GGTACGGCTGCAAGCACCAAGAACAAGCTGCCCACTCTCATCACCTCCATGGAGACAATCGGAGCCAAAGCTCTGGAAGAGTTCGCAGACAGYATAAAG AATGATCCTGATAAAGAGTACAACATGCCCAAAGATGGAACAGTCCACGAACTGACCAGCAAT GCCAtcctgtttctgcagcagctgctcgaCTTTCATGAGACGGCCGGAGCCATGTTGGCCTCCCAAG TTCTGGGGGACACTTACAATATCCCTTTAGACCCCCGAG AGACGAGTTCAGCGAGCAGCTCCACCTCAGACTTCAACAAACGTCTCCTGAGCTCGTACATCT GTAAAGTTTTAGGAAACCTGCAGTTGAACCTGCTCAGTAAATCCAAAGTTTACGAGGACTCGGCTCTCAGCGCCATTTTCCTGCACAACAACTACAACTACATCCTGAAGTCGCTGGAGAA GTCCGAGCTGATCCAGCTGGTCACGGTCACTCAGAGGAAGGCGGAGAGTTCTTACAGAGAGCTGATCAAGCAGCAGATCGATATTTATCAGCGCAG ctggCTGAAGGTTTTGGAGCACCTGACAGACAAGAACATGCCCATTTTCCAACCAGGTGCCAAG ctGAAAGACAAAGAGCGACAGGTGATTAAAGACAAATTTAAG GGGTTCAATGACGGCTTGGAGGAGCTGTGCAAGATCCAGAAAGGCTGGGCCATTCCAGATAAGGAGCAGAGAGACTACATCCGACAGTCCCAGAGGAAAATCGTCTCGGATGCTTACAGAGCCTTCCTCCACAG GTGTGCCAACATCTCCTTCACTAAGAACCCTGAGAAGTAYCACAAGTACCGGTCAGAGGACGTGGAGGAGATGATCGAGAAGCTTTTCGACACGTCGGCCTGA